One window of Longimicrobium sp. genomic DNA carries:
- a CDS encoding phosphoribosyltransferase family protein → MPNNAFSARPPAFAGTQGTMELSWELFGELSRVLALRVARDYRPDLVIGIATAGVIPAATVAAMLHADFESMKISRRDGARLQASPRVLSPTPVEAKARRVLIVDEITTSGDTLRLALAAVREVGPADVRTATSFVRPGGYRPNYFALETDQLVVYPWDRQVVTDGELVTHPTYAGLTA, encoded by the coding sequence ATGCCGAACAACGCATTCAGCGCCCGCCCGCCCGCCTTCGCCGGCACCCAGGGGACGATGGAGCTCTCGTGGGAGCTGTTCGGCGAGCTGAGCCGGGTGCTGGCGCTGCGCGTGGCGCGCGACTACCGGCCGGACCTGGTGATCGGCATCGCCACGGCGGGCGTGATCCCCGCGGCCACCGTGGCGGCCATGCTGCACGCTGACTTCGAGTCGATGAAGATCTCGCGCCGCGACGGCGCCCGGCTGCAGGCGTCCCCGCGGGTGCTCTCGCCCACGCCCGTGGAGGCGAAAGCGCGCCGCGTGCTGATCGTGGACGAGATCACCACCAGCGGCGACACGCTACGCCTGGCGCTGGCCGCCGTGCGCGAGGTGGGCCCGGCCGACGTGCGCACCGCCACCAGCTTCGTGCGCCCGGGCGGCTACCGCCCCAACTACTTCGCGCTGGAGACCGACCAGCTCGTGGTCTACCCCTGGGACCGCCAGGTGGTCACCGACGGCGAGCTGGTGACGCATCCCACGTACGCGGGGCTGACGGCTTGA
- the rho gene encoding transcription termination factor Rho — translation MDITAIKSKSIAELHEMAEGLNISNYSGLRKQDLIYRIEQNLLDSEVVLRGEGVLEVLPEGYGFLRSQDWNYLYGPDDIYVSPSQIKRFDLRTGDTVLGQVRPPKEGERYLALLKVERVNGDEPEKAKHRIAFDNLRPRYPDERVHLEAASGDLSMRVMDLIAPLGKGQRGLIVAPPKAGKTILMQKIANAITENHPEVHLIVLLIDERPEEVTDMQENVKAEVISSTFDEPADRHTQVAEMVLEKAKRLVEHGRDVVILLDSITRLARAYNVVVPHSGKILSGGVDANALHKPKRFFGAARNIEEGGSLTIVATALIETGSRMDEVIFEEFKGTGNMELALDRHIADKRIFPAIDLNRSGTRREDLLLNELELTRVYLLRNFLSDMPPAEAIDFLLNRMRKTKNNKEFLDSMAKG, via the coding sequence GTGGACATCACAGCCATCAAATCCAAGAGCATCGCCGAGCTGCACGAGATGGCGGAAGGGCTCAACATCTCGAACTACTCGGGGCTCCGTAAGCAGGACCTCATCTACCGCATCGAGCAGAACCTGCTCGACAGCGAGGTGGTGCTGCGCGGCGAGGGCGTGCTCGAGGTCCTGCCCGAGGGGTACGGCTTCCTCCGCTCGCAGGACTGGAACTACCTGTACGGGCCCGACGACATCTACGTCTCGCCCAGCCAGATCAAGCGCTTCGACCTGCGCACCGGCGACACCGTGCTGGGGCAGGTGCGCCCGCCCAAGGAGGGCGAGCGCTACCTGGCGCTGCTCAAGGTGGAGCGGGTCAACGGCGACGAGCCTGAGAAGGCCAAGCACCGCATCGCCTTCGACAACCTGCGCCCGCGCTACCCCGACGAGCGGGTGCACCTGGAGGCCGCCTCGGGCGACCTGTCGATGCGGGTGATGGACCTGATCGCGCCGCTCGGCAAGGGGCAGCGCGGCCTGATCGTGGCGCCCCCGAAGGCGGGCAAGACGATCCTGATGCAGAAGATCGCCAACGCCATCACCGAGAACCACCCGGAGGTGCACCTCATCGTGCTGCTCATCGACGAGCGCCCCGAGGAGGTCACCGACATGCAGGAGAACGTGAAGGCCGAGGTGATCTCGTCCACCTTCGACGAGCCGGCCGACCGGCACACGCAGGTGGCCGAGATGGTGCTGGAGAAGGCCAAGCGCCTGGTGGAGCACGGCCGCGACGTGGTGATCCTGCTGGACTCCATCACCCGCCTGGCGCGCGCCTACAACGTGGTGGTGCCGCACTCCGGGAAGATCCTCTCCGGCGGCGTGGACGCCAACGCGCTGCACAAGCCCAAGCGCTTCTTCGGCGCCGCGCGCAACATCGAGGAGGGCGGCTCTCTCACCATCGTGGCCACCGCGCTCATCGAGACCGGCAGCCGCATGGACGAGGTGATCTTCGAGGAGTTCAAGGGCACCGGCAACATGGAGCTCGCGCTCGACCGGCACATCGCCGACAAGCGCATCTTCCCGGCGATCGACCTGAACCGCTCGGGGACGCGGCGCGAGGACCTGCTGCTGAACGAGCTGGAGCTGACGCGGGTGTACCTGCTGCGCAACTTCCTCTCCGACATGCCTCCGGCCGAGGCCATCGACTTCCTGCTCAACCGCATGCGGAAGACGAAGAACAACAAGGAGTTCCTCGACTCGATGGCGAAGGGCTGA
- a CDS encoding HAMP domain-containing sensor histidine kinase: protein MILQADPAAGENSQVLFAVAVIVVVSVIVFTTGVIFALLRRSDRRRAEEEKLAAIGTATARILHQIKNPLQTIVLHADILQDERIVSEQSQRREVCEAIVGESQRLVAMLDELSVYASGARRALNRRPVRLDDVVRQVAGHEARESAETGLRVDASGIGEATVYADVYYLRQVFDNLVRNAREAMDGQPDPRLWLTVARAGGNAEARVIDNGPGIEPENLHRVFQPFVSTKGKGMGLGLAICRDIVEGHGGKLDVESTPGKGTTFTVSLPLYTDVPALAGAGA, encoded by the coding sequence ATGATCCTTCAGGCGGACCCCGCCGCGGGCGAGAACTCGCAGGTGCTCTTCGCCGTCGCCGTCATCGTGGTGGTGAGCGTGATCGTGTTCACCACCGGGGTGATCTTCGCGCTCCTGCGCAGGAGCGACCGGCGCCGCGCGGAGGAGGAGAAGCTGGCGGCCATCGGCACGGCCACCGCGCGCATCCTGCACCAGATCAAGAACCCGCTGCAGACCATCGTGCTGCACGCCGACATCCTCCAGGACGAGCGCATCGTCTCGGAGCAGTCGCAGCGCCGCGAGGTGTGCGAGGCCATCGTGGGCGAGAGCCAGCGCCTGGTGGCGATGCTCGACGAGCTCTCGGTGTATGCCAGCGGCGCCAGGCGCGCGCTCAACCGGCGCCCCGTGCGCCTGGACGACGTGGTGCGCCAGGTGGCCGGCCACGAGGCGCGCGAGTCGGCGGAGACGGGCCTCAGGGTGGACGCCAGCGGGATCGGCGAGGCCACGGTCTACGCCGACGTCTACTACCTGCGGCAGGTGTTCGACAACCTGGTGCGCAACGCCCGCGAGGCGATGGACGGCCAGCCCGACCCGCGGCTCTGGCTCACGGTGGCGCGCGCGGGCGGCAACGCCGAGGCGCGCGTGATCGACAACGGCCCCGGGATCGAGCCCGAGAACCTGCACCGCGTCTTCCAGCCGTTCGTCTCCACCAAGGGGAAGGGGATGGGGCTGGGGCTCGCCATCTGCCGCGACATCGTGGAGGGGCACGGCGGCAAGCTGGACGTGGAGTCGACGCCCGGAAAGGGCACCACCTTCACCGTCTCGCTCCCGCTCTACACCGACGTCCCCGCGCTCGCCGGCGCGGGCGCCTGA
- a CDS encoding choice-of-anchor V domain-containing protein, protein MKLWRVSAALAVAAIGFAGIAIPVRGARGAFPDGPPPGFTGGFGEPTCAQCHMGEALNEAGGTLSLAGIPDAYRPGEPYRITVSLARGDLQRGGFELSARFADGAAAGRQAGSFRAPDERVKVVEGTPSGVQYAGHARPGVQPAAPGRIEWTVEWTAPASAAGSVVFHAAANSANGDESQFGDLVYTLEKVVKAGP, encoded by the coding sequence ATGAAGCTCTGGAGAGTCTCGGCCGCGCTCGCCGTTGCGGCGATCGGTTTCGCGGGGATCGCCATCCCGGTGCGGGGCGCGCGGGGGGCGTTCCCGGACGGGCCGCCCCCGGGGTTCACCGGCGGCTTCGGCGAGCCGACCTGCGCCCAGTGCCACATGGGCGAGGCGCTCAACGAGGCGGGCGGGACGCTGTCGCTCGCAGGCATCCCCGACGCCTACCGCCCCGGCGAGCCCTACCGGATCACCGTCTCCCTCGCGCGCGGCGACCTGCAGCGGGGCGGCTTCGAACTCTCGGCGCGCTTCGCGGACGGAGCGGCGGCGGGGCGCCAGGCGGGAAGCTTCCGCGCGCCGGACGAGCGGGTGAAGGTGGTGGAGGGCACGCCCAGCGGCGTGCAGTATGCCGGCCACGCGCGCCCGGGCGTCCAGCCCGCCGCGCCGGGGCGGATCGAGTGGACCGTCGAGTGGACGGCGCCCGCCTCCGCGGCGGGGTCCGTCGTCTTCCACGCCGCCGCCAACTCCGCCAACGGCGACGAATCGCAGTTCGGCGACCTGGTCTACACCCTCGAGAAGGTCGTGAAGGCAGGACCATAG
- a CDS encoding S8 family serine peptidase, whose protein sequence is MKFSRRLAPAEMQAFVARTGLAPLTGLAFGENLHVFTLPPASDPLEVVEKLGGDSTVSFAEPVFVEHLPGRATASDPDLGKQWQWKNTGSGGGKAGADVRAEEAWKVTRGAGVTVAVVDNGFDVAHQDYRAGISPFSGYFEKGGQFTRNLEKFPRSKHGTFCAGMVGARQNNALGGSGAAPECSLMLVACLEDALGTQLTLARAIGYATKPTTEVKESSGAGADIISCSVGPKSGGWKSTLVLREALNNVSHGRNGLGTLVFWATSNENIDISRDDVCSHPNVVAVGRSTNRDTDDGSAHGEKLELLAPGKRVFSTIPGDRYGTLTGTSFAAPCAAGVAALALSVNPKLSARDLRQILKLSCDKIGGPYDASGHSRTHGFGRVNAVRAVRMAQEADVP, encoded by the coding sequence GTGAAGTTCAGCCGCCGCCTCGCACCCGCGGAGATGCAGGCCTTCGTCGCCAGGACCGGTCTTGCACCGCTGACGGGCCTCGCCTTCGGCGAAAACCTCCATGTCTTCACCCTCCCGCCTGCCTCCGATCCCCTGGAGGTTGTGGAGAAGCTCGGCGGCGACAGCACCGTTTCGTTCGCAGAACCGGTGTTCGTCGAGCACCTGCCGGGCAGGGCGACGGCTTCCGATCCCGATCTTGGTAAACAGTGGCAATGGAAGAACACCGGCTCCGGAGGCGGCAAGGCCGGTGCGGACGTCCGTGCCGAGGAAGCCTGGAAAGTGACCCGGGGTGCGGGTGTGACCGTCGCGGTCGTCGACAACGGGTTCGACGTGGCTCACCAGGATTATCGGGCGGGGATCTCGCCATTCTCCGGCTACTTCGAAAAAGGCGGTCAGTTCACACGCAACCTGGAGAAGTTCCCGCGCAGCAAGCACGGAACGTTCTGCGCGGGCATGGTCGGGGCCCGTCAGAACAACGCTTTGGGAGGATCCGGCGCCGCACCCGAATGCAGCCTCATGCTGGTTGCCTGCCTCGAAGACGCACTGGGAACCCAGCTCACGCTCGCCCGTGCCATCGGCTATGCGACCAAGCCCACGACGGAGGTCAAGGAATCCTCTGGAGCGGGGGCCGATATCATCTCCTGCAGCGTTGGACCGAAGAGCGGCGGCTGGAAAAGCACTCTCGTTCTACGCGAGGCGCTGAACAACGTGAGTCACGGCCGCAATGGTCTGGGAACACTGGTTTTCTGGGCAACATCGAATGAGAACATCGACATCAGCCGCGACGATGTCTGTTCACATCCCAACGTGGTCGCGGTCGGGCGCTCCACGAACCGGGACACCGACGATGGGTCGGCTCACGGAGAGAAGCTGGAACTCCTTGCCCCGGGCAAGCGCGTCTTCAGCACGATTCCAGGAGACCGATACGGCACCCTGACCGGGACCAGCTTTGCGGCACCATGCGCGGCGGGCGTTGCGGCTCTCGCCCTGAGTGTGAACCCCAAGCTCTCGGCACGCGATCTTCGCCAGATTTTGAAGCTGTCCTGTGACAAGATCGGCGGACCCTACGACGCCAGCGGTCACTCGCGGACTCATGGGTTCGGCCGTGTGAATGCTGTGCGCGCGGTTCGCATGGCACAGGAAGCGGACGTCCCCTGA
- a CDS encoding cation acetate symporter, with the protein MNTALVMFVLFIAVTLGITFWASRRTHTTAEFYSAGRRITGFQNGWAVAGDYMSAASFLGIAGLIAFYGYDGFMYSVGWLVAYLTVLLLVAEPLRNTGKFTMADVLAFRFRQPSVRTVAAISTLTVSLFYMIAQMVGAGSIVSLLIPQIGFRTAIVIVGVLMLVYVIFGGMLATTWVQIVKAVLLMSGTILLSILVLSRFGFSLTEFFAAVAKVTGSFCETGAPKAGVCPDGSAPVVRDFTRPGLYYHGPWGALSLISLGIALIFGTAGLPHILVRFYTVKDSKAARTSVVWAMILIGSFYIMTTFLGFGAATLVGKQNIGVMKEGALVPNQNLAAPLLAEKLGGEVFLSFVAAIAFATILAVVAGLTIASSSAFAHDIWFSVVKRGERHDEREQVLVARIAAAVIGALSIVLAISLRSLNVAFLVGLAFAVAASANVPAILLTLYWRRFNTNGMVAGMVVGLVSSVVLIVLSPAVMGVDAPGAATRHLIQAAPVFPLDNPAIVSVPLGFLAAVLGSLLTRARPDAELYSELNVRANTGLGAV; encoded by the coding sequence GTGAACACCGCGCTCGTGATGTTCGTGCTCTTCATCGCCGTCACGCTCGGCATCACCTTCTGGGCGTCGCGGCGCACCCATACCACCGCCGAGTTCTACAGCGCCGGGCGGCGCATCACCGGCTTCCAGAACGGCTGGGCCGTGGCGGGCGACTACATGTCGGCGGCCAGCTTCCTGGGGATCGCCGGGCTCATCGCCTTCTACGGCTACGACGGGTTCATGTACTCCGTCGGCTGGCTGGTGGCGTACCTCACCGTGCTGCTGCTGGTGGCCGAGCCGCTGCGCAACACGGGGAAGTTCACCATGGCCGACGTGCTGGCGTTCCGCTTCCGCCAGCCCTCGGTGCGCACCGTGGCCGCCATCAGCACGCTCACGGTGAGCCTGTTCTACATGATCGCGCAGATGGTGGGCGCCGGCTCCATCGTGAGCCTCTTGATCCCGCAGATCGGCTTCCGCACGGCCATCGTGATCGTGGGCGTGCTGATGCTGGTCTACGTGATCTTCGGGGGGATGCTGGCCACCACCTGGGTGCAGATCGTCAAGGCAGTGCTGCTGATGAGCGGCACCATCCTGCTCTCCATCCTGGTGCTGTCGCGCTTCGGCTTCTCGCTCACCGAGTTCTTCGCGGCGGTGGCGAAGGTGACGGGGAGCTTCTGCGAGACGGGCGCGCCCAAGGCCGGCGTCTGCCCCGACGGCTCGGCGCCCGTGGTGCGCGACTTCACCCGGCCGGGGCTCTACTACCACGGGCCGTGGGGGGCGCTCTCGCTGATCTCGCTGGGGATCGCGCTCATCTTCGGCACGGCGGGGCTGCCGCACATCCTGGTACGCTTCTACACGGTGAAGGACTCCAAGGCCGCGCGCACCTCGGTGGTCTGGGCGATGATCCTGATCGGCTCGTTCTACATCATGACCACCTTCCTGGGCTTCGGCGCGGCCACCCTGGTGGGGAAGCAGAACATCGGGGTGATGAAGGAGGGCGCGCTGGTCCCCAACCAGAACCTGGCCGCGCCGCTCCTGGCCGAGAAGCTGGGGGGCGAGGTGTTCCTGTCGTTCGTGGCGGCCATCGCCTTCGCCACGATCCTGGCCGTGGTGGCGGGGCTCACCATCGCCAGCAGCTCGGCGTTCGCGCACGACATCTGGTTCAGCGTGGTCAAGCGCGGCGAGCGCCACGACGAGCGCGAGCAGGTGCTGGTGGCCCGCATCGCCGCCGCGGTGATCGGCGCGCTGTCGATCGTGCTTGCGATCTCGCTCAGGTCGCTCAACGTGGCGTTCCTGGTGGGGCTCGCCTTCGCGGTGGCGGCGTCCGCCAACGTGCCGGCGATCCTGCTCACGCTCTACTGGCGGCGCTTCAACACCAACGGGATGGTGGCGGGGATGGTGGTGGGGCTCGTCTCGTCGGTGGTGCTGATCGTCCTCTCCCCGGCGGTGATGGGCGTCGACGCCCCCGGCGCCGCCACCCGCCACCTGATCCAGGCGGCCCCCGTCTTCCCGCTCGACAACCCGGCGATCGTATCGGTGCCGCTGGGCTTCCTGGCGGCGGTGCTGGGCTCGCTCCTGACGCGCGCCCGCCCGGACGCCGAGCTCTACAGCGAGCTCAACGTCCGGGCGAACACGGGGCTGGGGGCGGTGTGA
- a CDS encoding DUF485 domain-containing protein translates to MPERTPPPPPPGADDDTLVHAGPDADWEAIEAAPEFRELVGAKRRFMVPATVFFIVYYFALPVLVGYFPGVMERDVVGEINLAYLFALSQFVMAWVLMWLYVRRARTFDAMEHEVVRRHARRVP, encoded by the coding sequence ATGCCCGAGCGCACCCCGCCGCCTCCGCCCCCCGGCGCCGACGACGACACCCTGGTCCACGCGGGCCCCGACGCCGACTGGGAGGCGATCGAGGCCGCGCCCGAGTTCCGCGAGCTGGTCGGGGCCAAGCGGCGCTTCATGGTCCCGGCCACGGTGTTCTTCATCGTCTACTACTTCGCGCTCCCGGTGCTGGTGGGCTACTTCCCCGGCGTGATGGAGCGCGACGTGGTGGGCGAGATCAACCTGGCGTACCTGTTCGCGCTCTCGCAGTTCGTGATGGCGTGGGTGCTGATGTGGCTGTACGTGCGGCGGGCCAGGACCTTCGACGCGATGGAGCACGAGGTGGTGCGGCGCCACGCGCGGAGGGTGCCGTGA
- a CDS encoding cytidylate kinase-like family protein: MSVITIARQLGASGEAVANRLAASLGWRLLDRALVERIAEELEVAPEQVEACNERVEGFVERLGSYLSEGFPEMMPMAMVPPLSPESTARAARRIVAAVADEGPAVIVGHGAMCILQRHPAVMHVLLHAPFATRVARAGDHFHLDEKAAAERVRRSDADRRRYIREHFDRDWLDPTLYHLSVDTGTFGVEGAAELIQEAAGRMLGVLPQVR; the protein is encoded by the coding sequence ATGAGCGTGATCACGATCGCGCGCCAGCTCGGGGCGAGCGGCGAGGCGGTGGCCAACCGCCTGGCCGCCTCACTGGGGTGGCGGCTGCTCGACCGCGCGCTGGTCGAGCGCATCGCCGAGGAGCTGGAGGTGGCGCCGGAGCAGGTGGAGGCGTGCAACGAGCGGGTGGAGGGGTTCGTGGAGCGGCTGGGCTCGTACCTCTCCGAGGGCTTCCCCGAGATGATGCCGATGGCGATGGTGCCGCCCCTGTCGCCCGAGTCGACGGCGCGGGCGGCGCGGCGCATCGTGGCGGCGGTGGCGGACGAGGGCCCGGCGGTGATCGTGGGCCACGGCGCCATGTGCATCCTCCAGCGGCACCCCGCGGTGATGCACGTGCTGCTGCACGCGCCCTTCGCCACGCGGGTGGCGCGGGCGGGCGACCACTTCCACCTGGACGAGAAGGCGGCCGCGGAGCGCGTGCGCCGCTCCGACGCCGACCGCAGGCGCTACATCCGCGAGCACTTCGACCGCGACTGGCTGGACCCCACGCTCTACCACCTGTCGGTCGACACCGGCACCTTCGGCGTGGAGGGCGCGGCGGAGCTGATCCAGGAGGCGGCGGGGCGGATGCTGGGAGTGCTGCCGCAGGTGCGGTGA
- a CDS encoding menaquinone biosynthesis protein, with amino-acid sequence MTGDRERPLRLGHITYSNCFPVHARVIDRGAPDGIEVVEGVPSFLNRLLERGEIDVAPSSSIEYARHPDRYRILPDLVIGSRGAVRSILFLSQRHPSELDGATVAMPTASATSVVLLKILLEKRWKARPRPVWFDQARDDPFAAGADAALFIGDVALRAELHPETHFRYDLGQEWYEQTGLPFAFAVWQAGGGTDEQLRCLHRTLLESRAYGLEHRAELAARYAGRFGFPPEFLDAYWAGLSFELDAAMVGGLREFYRLAAEIGEIGEAPELRWVAGGG; translated from the coding sequence GTGACGGGGGATCGGGAGAGGCCGCTCCGCCTGGGGCACATCACGTACAGCAACTGCTTCCCCGTCCACGCGCGGGTGATCGACCGCGGCGCGCCGGACGGCATCGAGGTCGTCGAAGGCGTGCCGTCGTTCCTCAACCGCCTGCTGGAGCGCGGGGAGATCGACGTGGCTCCGTCCTCCAGCATCGAGTACGCGCGCCACCCGGACCGCTACCGCATCCTCCCGGACCTGGTGATCGGCTCGCGCGGCGCGGTGCGCAGCATCCTCTTCCTCTCCCAGCGCCACCCGTCGGAGCTGGACGGCGCCACGGTGGCGATGCCGACCGCCTCGGCCACCTCGGTGGTGCTGCTCAAGATCCTGCTCGAGAAGCGGTGGAAGGCCCGGCCGCGCCCGGTGTGGTTCGACCAGGCGCGCGACGACCCGTTCGCCGCCGGGGCCGACGCGGCGCTCTTCATCGGCGACGTGGCGCTGCGCGCGGAGCTCCACCCCGAGACGCACTTCCGCTACGACCTGGGCCAGGAGTGGTACGAGCAGACCGGGCTCCCCTTCGCCTTCGCGGTGTGGCAGGCGGGCGGCGGCACCGACGAGCAGCTCCGCTGCCTGCACCGCACGCTGCTGGAGTCGCGCGCCTACGGGCTGGAGCACCGGGCGGAGCTGGCCGCGCGCTACGCCGGCCGCTTCGGCTTCCCGCCCGAGTTCCTGGACGCGTACTGGGCCGGCCTCTCGTTCGAGCTGGACGCGGCGATGGTCGGCGGCCTGCGCGAGTTCTACCGGCTGGCGGCGGAGATCGGCGAGATCGGCGAGGCGCCGGAGCTCAGGTGGGTAGCCGGAGGCGGCTGA
- a CDS encoding sigma-54 dependent transcriptional regulator encodes MKILVVDDEPAIRFSLAELLEADGHEVREAEHAPAALAALEAAPADLVVSDLTMPAMDGLQLLEEVRARHPAALFVLMTAHGDERTAVRALKEGAYDYVPKPFDNEEIRAAVRRAREVLALRAENARLREELAGEYRGLIGDSPELREVTRVIRRAGPTDATVLVTGESGTGKEVVARALHAESRRRAGPFVALNCSALPGELVESELFGHARGAFTGADRDREGLFEAADGGTLFLDEIGDLALPAQAKLLRALEERQVTRVGSTKPVPVDVRVVAATNRPLERMAAEGTFREDLLYRLNVVTLHLPPLRERRGDVLPLALHFLAEMGERHGRTLAGFGEGARRALLAHEWPGNVRELRNAVERAVVLAEGEVIEAADLPPQVGKSAAPLRPVDAALADLPFAEARERAVEAFERTFLEAALERHGGNVSATARALGLHRQSLQKKLRQLGLARDPGGE; translated from the coding sequence GTGAAGATCCTCGTCGTCGACGACGAGCCGGCGATCCGCTTCTCGCTGGCCGAGCTGCTGGAGGCCGACGGCCACGAGGTGCGCGAGGCCGAGCACGCCCCGGCCGCGCTCGCCGCGCTGGAGGCCGCCCCCGCCGACCTGGTGGTCTCGGACCTCACCATGCCCGCGATGGACGGCCTGCAGCTGCTGGAGGAGGTCCGCGCGCGCCACCCGGCCGCGCTCTTCGTGCTGATGACCGCGCACGGCGACGAGCGCACCGCCGTGCGCGCGCTCAAGGAGGGCGCGTACGACTACGTCCCCAAGCCGTTCGACAACGAGGAGATCCGCGCCGCCGTCCGCCGCGCGCGCGAGGTGCTGGCGCTGCGCGCCGAGAACGCGCGGCTGCGCGAGGAGCTGGCGGGCGAGTACCGCGGCCTGATCGGCGACTCGCCGGAGCTGCGCGAGGTGACGCGGGTGATCCGCCGCGCCGGGCCCACCGACGCCACCGTGCTGGTCACCGGCGAGAGCGGCACGGGAAAGGAGGTGGTCGCCCGCGCGCTGCACGCCGAGAGCCGCCGCCGCGCGGGGCCGTTCGTGGCGCTCAACTGCTCGGCGCTCCCGGGGGAACTGGTGGAGAGCGAGCTGTTCGGCCACGCGCGCGGCGCCTTCACCGGCGCCGACCGCGACCGCGAGGGGCTCTTCGAGGCCGCCGATGGCGGCACCCTGTTCCTGGACGAGATCGGCGACCTGGCGCTCCCCGCCCAGGCCAAGCTCCTGCGCGCGCTGGAGGAGCGGCAGGTCACCCGCGTCGGCTCCACGAAGCCGGTCCCCGTCGACGTGCGCGTGGTGGCCGCCACCAACCGCCCGCTGGAGCGCATGGCCGCCGAGGGCACGTTCCGCGAGGACCTGCTCTACCGCCTGAACGTGGTCACCCTGCACCTGCCCCCGCTGCGCGAGCGGAGGGGGGACGTGCTGCCGCTGGCCCTGCACTTCCTGGCCGAGATGGGGGAGCGGCACGGGCGGACGCTCGCGGGCTTCGGCGAGGGCGCCCGCCGCGCGCTGCTGGCGCACGAGTGGCCGGGGAACGTGCGCGAGCTGCGCAACGCCGTCGAGCGCGCCGTGGTGCTGGCCGAGGGCGAGGTGATCGAGGCCGCCGACCTGCCGCCGCAGGTGGGGAAGAGCGCCGCTCCGCTCCGCCCGGTGGACGCCGCGCTCGCGGACCTCCCCTTCGCCGAGGCGCGCGAGCGGGCGGTGGAGGCGTTCGAGCGCACCTTCCTGGAGGCGGCGCTGGAGCGGCACGGCGGCAACGTGTCCGCCACCGCCCGCGCGCTGGGCCTGCACCGCCAGAGCCTGCAGAAGAAGCTGCGCCAGCTCGGCCTCGCCCGCGACCCGGGCGGGGAGTGA
- a CDS encoding VOC family protein: MSAESTGPAPPVREVFPYLCVRGAARAIDWYTQVFGARETFRMQEAGGRVAHAELQLGPATLMIADEHPEHGIHSPQAFGGTGLTIHLHVQNVDELVERAAAAGATVLRPPTDYDHGERQARLRDPFGHEWLLGHQIESVPPEEIQRRFQAEQRDPAPDPTQGDARP; the protein is encoded by the coding sequence ATGAGCGCCGAGAGCACCGGTCCCGCGCCCCCGGTCCGCGAGGTCTTCCCCTACCTGTGCGTGCGCGGGGCGGCCCGGGCGATCGACTGGTACACGCAGGTCTTCGGCGCGCGGGAGACGTTCCGGATGCAGGAGGCCGGCGGCCGCGTGGCGCACGCGGAGCTGCAGCTCGGCCCGGCGACGCTCATGATCGCGGACGAGCACCCCGAGCACGGCATCCACAGCCCGCAGGCGTTCGGAGGCACCGGGCTCACCATCCACCTGCACGTGCAGAACGTGGACGAGCTGGTCGAGCGGGCCGCCGCGGCCGGCGCCACGGTGCTGCGCCCGCCCACCGACTACGACCACGGCGAGCGCCAGGCCCGCCTGCGCGACCCGTTCGGGCACGAGTGGCTGCTCGGCCACCAGATCGAGAGCGTCCCCCCCGAGGAGATCCAGCGCCGCTTCCAGGCGGAGCAGCGGGACCCGGCGCCCGATCCCACGCAGGGCGACGCGCGCCCATAG
- a CDS encoding phosphodiester glycosidase family protein — protein sequence MLSVVATACAAQEQGRRAVEYREMRSGGGRYQVVRVDLARADLRLYWRDEAGRPFGSLAALDRWLAARGDTLLAATNAGIFYRSRLPAGLHVERGRTLRPLNRSAEPPAGELRGNFFYQPNGVFSIAADGTARIVETGRAGALLPRMREATQSGPLLLRAGSPHWLVGQKVSRNAVAVCSPREVALVYAPDGVTVRQLALFVRDVLGCRDALYLDGTISGLRVPSADVDADGSYVGILGVTPRRR from the coding sequence ATGCTGTCCGTCGTGGCCACGGCGTGCGCGGCGCAGGAGCAGGGGCGGCGGGCGGTCGAGTACCGGGAGATGCGCTCGGGCGGGGGGCGCTACCAGGTGGTGCGGGTGGACCTCGCGCGCGCCGACCTGCGCCTGTACTGGCGCGACGAGGCGGGGCGGCCGTTCGGGAGCCTGGCCGCGCTGGACCGCTGGCTCGCGGCGCGGGGCGACACGCTGCTCGCGGCCACCAACGCGGGGATCTTCTACCGCTCGCGCCTCCCCGCCGGGCTGCACGTGGAGCGGGGCCGCACGCTGCGTCCCCTCAACCGCAGCGCCGAGCCGCCGGCGGGCGAACTGCGGGGGAACTTCTTCTACCAGCCGAACGGCGTCTTCTCCATCGCCGCCGACGGGACGGCGCGGATCGTGGAGACGGGCCGCGCCGGCGCCCTGCTGCCGCGGATGCGCGAGGCCACGCAGTCCGGCCCGCTCCTGCTGCGCGCCGGCAGTCCGCACTGGCTGGTGGGGCAGAAGGTGTCGCGCAACGCCGTCGCCGTGTGCAGTCCGCGGGAGGTGGCGCTGGTCTACGCGCCCGACGGCGTCACCGTGCGCCAGCTGGCCCTCTTCGTCCGCGACGTGCTGGGGTGCCGCGACGCCCTGTACCTGGACGGCACCATCTCCGGCCTCCGGGTCCCCTCCGCGGATGTCGATGCGGACGGCTCCTATGTCGGCATCCTCGGCGTCACCCCGCGCCGGAGATAG